One region of Qipengyuania sp. SS22 genomic DNA includes:
- the rplV gene encoding 50S ribosomal protein L22, whose product MSKQKAPRRVADNEALAVATTIRGSAQKLNLVAGLIRGKKAEEALNILAFSKKAMAKDATKVLASAIANAENNHNLDVDALVVAEASVGKSITMKRFHTRGRGKSTRILKPFSRLRIVVREQEEA is encoded by the coding sequence ATGAGCAAGCAGAAAGCACCCCGTCGCGTGGCGGACAACGAGGCGCTGGCCGTCGCTACCACGATCCGTGGTTCGGCGCAGAAGCTCAACCTCGTTGCCGGCCTGATCCGCGGCAAGAAGGCTGAAGAGGCGCTCAACATCCTCGCTTTCTCGAAGAAGGCGATGGCGAAGGACGCCACCAAGGTTCTTGCATCGGCGATCGCCAATGCGGAAAACAACCACAACCTCGATGTCGACGCACTGGTCGTAGCCGAGGCTTCGGTGGGCAAGTCGATCACGATGAAGCGCTTCCACACGCGTGGTCGCGGCAAGTCGACGCGCATCCTGAAGCCGTTCAGCCGCCTCCGTATCGTCGTTCGCGAGCAGGAAGAGGCGTAA
- the rpsS gene encoding 30S ribosomal protein S19 — MARSVWKGPFVELSLLKKAETAQDAGANKPIKTWSRRSTILPQFVGLTFNVYNGHKFIPVSVSEEMVGHKLGEFAPTRTFPGHAADKKGKR, encoded by the coding sequence ATGGCTCGTTCCGTCTGGAAAGGTCCGTTCGTCGAGCTCAGCCTTCTCAAGAAGGCTGAGACCGCTCAGGACGCGGGTGCCAACAAGCCGATCAAGACCTGGTCGCGCCGTAGCACCATCCTGCCGCAGTTCGTTGGTCTGACGTTCAACGTCTACAACGGTCACAAGTTCATCCCGGTCTCCGTTTCGGAAGAAATGGTCGGCCACAAGCTCGGAGAGTTCGCACCTACGCGTACTTTCCCGGGTCACGCCGCCGACAAGAAGGGCAAGCGCTGA
- the rpsQ gene encoding 30S ribosomal protein S17: MPKRILIGTVTSDKTDKTVTVLVERKVKHPLYGKIIRRSKKYHAHDAQNEFTLGDVVRIEETKPISKTKTWQVIDRVTAGGTQAVEADLDVEAAGN; encoded by the coding sequence ATGCCCAAGCGTATCCTGATCGGGACCGTCACCTCCGACAAAACCGACAAGACCGTTACCGTGCTCGTCGAACGCAAGGTGAAGCATCCCCTCTACGGGAAGATCATTCGCCGTTCGAAGAAGTACCATGCTCATGACGCGCAGAACGAGTTCACGCTCGGCGATGTCGTGCGCATCGAAGAAACCAAGCCGATCTCCAAGACCAAGACCTGGCAGGTGATCGATCGCGTTACCGCAGGTGGCACTCAGGCTGTCGAGGCTGACCTCGACGTCGAAGCCGCCGGTAACTGA
- the rpsH gene encoding 30S ribosomal protein S8 — protein sequence MAMTDPLGDMLTRIRNGQRAKKDSVLSPASKLRANVLEVLQREGYIRGYSEDASAKHAQLRIELKYFEGEPAIKHVARVSKPGRRVYSGSKELPIVRNGLGITIVSTPKGVLSDAEARTENVGGEVLAEVF from the coding sequence ATGGCTATGACCGATCCCCTGGGTGACATGCTCACCCGCATCCGCAACGGCCAGCGCGCGAAGAAGGACAGTGTCCTTTCGCCCGCCAGCAAGCTGCGTGCGAACGTTCTCGAAGTGCTTCAGCGCGAAGGCTACATCCGTGGCTACAGCGAAGACGCTTCGGCCAAGCACGCACAGCTGCGGATCGAACTGAAATATTTCGAGGGCGAACCTGCGATCAAGCATGTCGCTCGCGTCTCCAAGCCGGGCCGCCGCGTCTATTCGGGTTCGAAAGAACTTCCGATCGTGCGCAACGGCCTTGGCATCACCATCGTCTCGACGCCCAAGGGTGTGCTTTCGGACGCCGAAGCGCGCACCGAAAACGTCGGCGGCGAAGTGCTGGCGGAGGTGTTCTGA
- the rplE gene encoding 50S ribosomal protein L5, with the protein MADYTPRMRKRYDDEIVKAMTEKFGYKNALEVPKLEKITLNMGVGEASQDKKKVQTAAEEMALIAGQKPVITKAKKSIAQFKLREGMPIGCKVTLRRDRMYEFTDRLVTVAMPRIRDFRGLNPKSFDGRGNYAMGLKEQIIFPEISYDQIDKVRGMDIIVTTTAKTDDEARELLRLFGFPFPAEVSEEKEAA; encoded by the coding sequence ATGGCTGATTATACGCCCCGCATGCGCAAGCGCTACGACGACGAGATCGTCAAGGCGATGACCGAGAAGTTCGGCTACAAGAACGCTCTTGAAGTCCCGAAGCTGGAAAAGATCACGCTCAACATGGGTGTGGGCGAAGCCAGCCAAGACAAGAAGAAGGTTCAGACTGCAGCCGAGGAAATGGCGCTGATCGCCGGCCAGAAGCCGGTTATCACCAAGGCCAAGAAGTCGATCGCGCAGTTCAAGCTGCGTGAAGGCATGCCGATCGGTTGCAAGGTCACCTTGCGCCGTGACCGCATGTACGAGTTCACGGACCGTCTGGTGACCGTGGCCATGCCGCGCATCCGAGATTTCCGCGGCCTCAACCCGAAGTCGTTCGATGGCCGTGGCAACTATGCCATGGGCCTGAAGGAACAGATCATCTTTCCCGAGATCAGCTACGACCAGATCGACAAGGTCCGGGGGATGGACATCATTGTAACCACGACGGCGAAGACCGACGACGAGGCGCGCGAACTGCTCCGCCTGTTCGGTTTCCCGTTCCCGGCCGAAGTGTCGGAAGAGAAGGAGGCGGCGTGA
- the rplN gene encoding 50S ribosomal protein L14, with the protein MIQMQSNLDVADNSGAKRVQCIKVLGGSKRRTASVGDVIVVSVKEAQPRTKVKKGDVHRAVIVRTRKDVRRPDGSVIRFDSNAAVLVNKSEEPIGTRIFGPVVRELRGRGFMKIISLAPEVL; encoded by the coding sequence ATGATCCAGATGCAATCCAATCTCGACGTCGCGGACAACAGCGGCGCGAAGCGCGTCCAGTGCATCAAGGTACTGGGCGGCTCCAAGCGCCGGACTGCTTCCGTAGGCGACGTGATCGTGGTTTCCGTCAAGGAAGCCCAGCCGCGCACCAAGGTGAAGAAGGGCGATGTTCATCGCGCTGTCATCGTGCGCACGAGGAAGGACGTCCGCCGCCCCGATGGCAGCGTAATCCGCTTCGACAGCAACGCCGCGGTGCTCGTGAACAAGAGCGAAGAACCGATCGGTACCCGTATCTTCGGCCCGGTCGTGCGCGAACTGCGCGGGCGCGGTTTCATGAAGATCATCTCGCTTGCTCCGGAGGTGCTGTAA
- the rplR gene encoding 50S ribosomal protein L18: protein MAKLSLFERRRRRVRTALRNVSGGKPRLSVHRTGKHIYAQIIDDAAGKTLAAASTLGTQNSGANVDAAKKVGTDIAAAAKKAGVTTVVFDRGGFLFHGRVKALADAAREGGLEF from the coding sequence ATGGCCAAGCTCTCTCTCTTTGAACGTCGCCGTCGCCGCGTCCGCACCGCGCTTCGCAACGTGTCGGGTGGCAAGCCCCGCCTGTCGGTGCACCGCACCGGCAAGCACATCTACGCGCAGATCATCGACGACGCCGCGGGCAAGACCCTCGCCGCCGCTTCGACGCTCGGCACGCAGAACTCGGGCGCCAATGTCGATGCGGCCAAGAAGGTCGGCACCGACATCGCCGCTGCTGCCAAGAAGGCCGGCGTGACCACCGTCGTGTTCGACCGCGGCGGCTTCCTGTTCCATGGCCGCGTCAAGGCGCTGGCCGACGCCGCTCGCGAAGGCGGGCTGGAGTTCTGA
- the rpsN gene encoding 30S ribosomal protein S14 has product MAKLSSINKNERRKKLVKQYAEKFAKLKAIADDESLDESERLMARLKMAELPRNANPTRVRNRCSTTGRPRGYYRKFGLNRIELRDLGNKGLIPGLTKSSW; this is encoded by the coding sequence ATGGCGAAACTGAGTTCGATCAACAAGAACGAGCGTCGTAAGAAGCTCGTCAAGCAGTACGCGGAAAAGTTTGCGAAGCTGAAGGCTATCGCTGACGATGAATCGCTGGATGAGAGCGAACGCCTGATGGCGCGTCTCAAGATGGCGGAACTGCCGCGTAACGCGAACCCGACCCGGGTGCGCAATCGCTGCTCCACCACCGGCCGCCCCCGCGGCTACTACCGCAAGTTCGGGCTCAACCGCATCGAACTGCGCGACCTCGGCAACAAGGGCCTGATTCCAGGCCTGACCAAGTCGAGCTGGTGA
- a CDS encoding ArnT family glycosyltransferase: MVLQNRAHGADRSAPPLGGREVVAIGFLLLVFALVTRIATFGHPDLHIDEAFYFAAGVEMVHGAIPYVDVWDRKPPGHFLLFGALAAISDWYVTYQIAATIFAAATALTIYGMARRLTSRGPALFGAGTYLTAICLFHGHGGQSPVFYNLFIAAAAALTFASIHRFETRGGQRLVGLAMLLAGIAITIKTTAVFEAMFLGLFAVGLQIRMGGLGRTTVLRMVGWIALGLLPSALFAAWYALNGYWDEYWTAMVLSNLRKPVEDNGGMQRLLILALMLLPLAAAGMVALTRISGIYRTFFAGWLVAALIGFFSVPAFYLHYALPLLVPLCALAPASLAWPRTGAVLLGIAAVMPVLFHPFFGFAETREARTAMSRLATAIEQSKGDGPLLIYDGPPLLYTLTGSRFPTPLAFPNHLHQASESDVSHIATLSEVERLLAQRPGAIVDRTTKVTNTATSTLVRAYAKRNCRKVASEPLLKGWNIEVVVYGHCHAAADQ, encoded by the coding sequence ATGGTTCTGCAAAACCGGGCTCACGGGGCCGACAGGTCAGCGCCGCCGCTGGGCGGACGGGAAGTGGTGGCGATTGGCTTCCTGCTGCTCGTCTTTGCGCTGGTAACCCGCATTGCTACCTTCGGCCATCCCGACCTTCATATCGACGAGGCATTCTATTTCGCCGCCGGGGTGGAGATGGTGCATGGCGCGATCCCCTATGTCGATGTGTGGGACCGCAAGCCGCCCGGGCATTTCCTGCTGTTCGGCGCGCTGGCAGCCATTTCGGACTGGTATGTCACCTACCAGATCGCCGCCACGATCTTCGCGGCGGCAACCGCGCTGACGATCTATGGCATGGCGCGGAGACTGACCTCGCGGGGACCCGCGCTGTTCGGGGCCGGAACCTATCTGACCGCGATTTGCCTGTTCCATGGCCACGGCGGGCAGAGTCCGGTGTTCTACAACCTATTTATCGCGGCCGCTGCGGCGCTCACCTTCGCAAGCATACACCGCTTCGAAACCCGTGGCGGGCAGCGCCTGGTGGGGCTGGCCATGCTGCTTGCCGGGATCGCGATCACCATAAAGACTACCGCGGTCTTCGAGGCGATGTTCCTCGGCCTCTTCGCGGTCGGGCTCCAGATCAGGATGGGCGGTCTCGGTCGCACCACCGTGCTGCGCATGGTGGGTTGGATCGCGCTGGGCTTGTTGCCGAGCGCGCTGTTCGCTGCGTGGTATGCGCTCAATGGCTACTGGGATGAATATTGGACCGCGATGGTCCTTTCCAACCTGCGCAAGCCGGTCGAAGACAATGGCGGAATGCAGCGCCTGCTGATCCTCGCGCTGATGCTGCTCCCGCTTGCCGCAGCCGGCATGGTCGCCCTCACCCGGATTTCTGGTATCTATCGCACCTTCTTCGCCGGATGGCTGGTGGCCGCACTGATCGGCTTCTTCTCGGTTCCCGCCTTCTATCTGCACTACGCCTTGCCGCTGCTGGTACCCTTGTGCGCGCTCGCCCCGGCAAGTCTCGCGTGGCCAAGAACCGGCGCCGTCCTGCTGGGCATTGCGGCGGTGATGCCGGTGCTTTTCCATCCCTTCTTCGGCTTTGCAGAAACCCGCGAGGCCCGGACGGCCATGTCCAGGCTCGCCACAGCCATCGAACAGAGCAAGGGCGATGGTCCGCTGCTGATCTATGACGGCCCACCGCTGCTCTACACGCTCACCGGTTCGCGGTTTCCCACGCCGCTCGCATTCCCCAATCACTTGCATCAGGCATCCGAGAGCGATGTCAGTCACATCGCCACGCTGAGCGAAGTCGAGCGGCTACTGGCGCAGCGCCCGGGCGCCATCGTCGACCGCACCACCAAGGTTACCAATACCGCCACCAGCACGCTGGTGCGCGCCTATGCGAAGCGGAACTGCCGCAAGGTGGCGTCGGAACCCCTCCTAAAAGGGTGGAATATCGAGGTTGTGGTCTACGGCCATTGCCACGCAGCCGCGGACCAATAA
- the rplO gene encoding 50S ribosomal protein L15: protein MKLNDIRDNAGARKSRIRVGRGIGSGKGKTAGRGQKGQKARSGVAIKGFEGGQMPLHMRLPKRGFNNPFGKDFAEVNIGMVQKFIDAKKLDGSKVLDHETLRAAGLARGGKDGVRLLAKGELKAKVTFKVAGASKGAIEAVEKAGGKVEVIAADKPEHEKKAARAEANKAKKAK, encoded by the coding sequence ATGAAACTTAATGATATCCGCGACAATGCCGGCGCACGCAAGAGCCGGATCCGTGTCGGCCGTGGCATCGGCTCGGGCAAGGGCAAAACTGCCGGTCGTGGCCAGAAGGGCCAGAAGGCCCGTTCGGGTGTTGCCATCAAGGGCTTCGAAGGCGGCCAGATGCCGCTGCACATGCGTCTGCCGAAGCGCGGCTTCAACAATCCGTTCGGCAAGGACTTTGCCGAAGTGAACATCGGCATGGTCCAGAAGTTCATCGACGCCAAGAAGCTCGACGGTTCGAAGGTCCTCGACCACGAAACGCTGCGGGCCGCTGGCCTCGCGCGCGGTGGCAAGGACGGCGTCCGTCTCCTCGCCAAAGGCGAGCTCAAGGCCAAGGTCACCTTCAAGGTTGCCGGTGCCTCCAAGGGCGCCATCGAGGCAGTCGAGAAGGCGGGCGGCAAGGTCGAGGTGATCGCGGCTGACAAGCCCGAGCACGAGAAGAAAGCTGCCCGTGCCGAAGCCAACAAGGCAAAGAAGGCGAAGTAA
- the rpmD gene encoding 50S ribosomal protein L30 has translation MAKAKTVKIKQIGSPIRRPESQRQILIGLGLNKLHKVVERQDTPEVRGAIAKIPHLVTVVD, from the coding sequence ATGGCCAAAGCGAAAACCGTCAAGATCAAGCAGATCGGTTCGCCGATCCGCCGTCCGGAAAGCCAGCGCCAGATCCTGATCGGCCTGGGTCTCAACAAGCTGCACAAGGTTGTTGAGCGTCAGGACACCCCCGAGGTGCGCGGCGCGATCGCCAAGATCCCGCATCTGGTGACCGTGGTCGACTAG
- the rplX gene encoding 50S ribosomal protein L24 yields the protein MAAAKIKKGDSVVVLSGKDKGKTGTVAKVMPKDGKIVVEGVNIAARHRKPTQQNPQGGIDRFEAPMHISKVALADPKDGKPTRVRFQDQDGKKVRVAVKSGETIDG from the coding sequence ATGGCCGCCGCAAAGATCAAGAAGGGTGACAGCGTCGTCGTCCTGTCCGGCAAGGACAAGGGCAAGACCGGCACCGTCGCGAAGGTCATGCCCAAGGATGGCAAGATCGTCGTCGAAGGCGTCAACATCGCCGCGCGTCACCGCAAGCCGACCCAGCAGAACCCGCAGGGTGGCATCGACCGTTTCGAAGCGCCGATGCACATCAGCAAGGTTGCGCTGGCCGATCCGAAGGATGGCAAGCCCACGCGCGTCCGTTTCCAAGACCAGGACGGCAAGAAGGTTCGTGTCGCCGTAAAGTCCGGAGAGACCATCGATGGCTGA
- the rpsE gene encoding 30S ribosomal protein S5: MMADENKTENTEAETKVEETKVEATPAKAETEAPVTKEEPAVADTPSEAAANQSPAQGAEGQPRERQGRGGRDNRGGGGGGRGRGGRDNNRRGGRREEEDDGIIEKLVHINRVSKTVKGGKRFGFAALVVVGDGQGRVGFGKGKAREVPEAISKATAAARKKMVRVPLKEGRTLHHDGKGHFGAGKVTVRTAPPGTGIIAGGPMRAVFESLGVADVVTKSVGTSNPYNMIRATFDALTTQTSPKSVAQRRGKKVADLLGRGGSSEAEAEADAAAVVE; this comes from the coding sequence ATGATGGCTGACGAAAACAAGACCGAAAACACCGAAGCCGAAACCAAGGTCGAAGAGACCAAGGTTGAAGCGACTCCGGCCAAGGCCGAAACCGAAGCGCCTGTGACCAAGGAAGAGCCGGCTGTTGCCGACACGCCTTCGGAAGCAGCTGCCAACCAGAGCCCCGCACAGGGTGCCGAAGGTCAGCCGCGCGAACGTCAGGGCCGTGGTGGCCGTGACAATCGCGGTGGTGGCGGCGGTGGCCGTGGCCGCGGTGGCCGCGACAACAACCGTCGTGGCGGACGCCGCGAGGAAGAAGACGACGGCATCATCGAGAAGCTCGTCCACATCAACCGCGTCAGCAAGACGGTGAAGGGCGGTAAGCGCTTCGGTTTTGCTGCACTCGTGGTTGTCGGTGACGGCCAGGGCCGCGTTGGCTTCGGCAAGGGCAAGGCTCGCGAAGTGCCCGAAGCGATCAGCAAGGCGACTGCCGCTGCGCGCAAGAAGATGGTCCGTGTCCCGCTGAAGGAGGGCCGCACCCTCCATCACGACGGCAAGGGTCACTTCGGTGCCGGCAAGGTTACCGTTCGCACCGCGCCTCCGGGTACCGGCATCATTGCCGGTGGTCCGATGCGTGCCGTGTTCGAGAGCCTCGGCGTTGCCGACGTGGTGACCAAATCGGTCGGCACCTCGAACCCCTACAACATGATCCGCGCCACTTTCGACGCGCTGACCACACAGACTTCGCCGAAGTCGGTGGCCCAGCGTCGTGGCAAGAAGGTTGCCGACCTGCTCGGCCGCGGTGGTTCTTCCGAGGCCGAGGCTGAAGCCGACGCCGCGGCAGTCGTGGAGTAA
- the rplF gene encoding 50S ribosomal protein L6 — MSRIGKRAVAIPSGVTANINGKTLSVKGPKGTLDMGLSDLIEYTLEDGEISVKPANDTRAARNHWGMQRTMVSNLVEGVTEGFTKVLEINGVGYRAQAQGKKLKLQLGYSHDVDLDVPEGLEVKTPDQTTIEISGIDKQAVGQFAANVRRWRKPEPYKGKGIKYRGEYIFRKEGKKK; from the coding sequence ATGAGCCGCATCGGCAAAAGGGCAGTAGCGATCCCGAGTGGGGTTACTGCCAACATCAATGGCAAGACGCTCAGCGTCAAGGGGCCCAAGGGCACCCTCGACATGGGTCTGTCCGACCTGATCGAATACACGCTCGAAGACGGCGAGATCTCGGTCAAGCCGGCCAACGATACCCGCGCTGCCCGCAACCACTGGGGCATGCAGCGTACCATGGTATCGAACCTGGTCGAAGGTGTGACCGAAGGTTTCACCAAAGTCCTCGAGATCAATGGTGTCGGTTACCGTGCGCAGGCGCAGGGCAAGAAGCTCAAGCTTCAGCTCGGCTACTCGCACGATGTCGATCTCGATGTGCCGGAAGGCCTCGAGGTGAAGACCCCTGACCAGACCACCATCGAGATCAGCGGTATCGACAAGCAGGCCGTGGGCCAGTTTGCGGCGAACGTCCGCAGGTGGCGCAAGCCCGAGCCTTATAAGGGCAAGGGCATCAAGTACCGCGGCGAGTATATCTTCCGCAAGGAAGGGAAGAAGAAGTAA
- the rplP gene encoding 50S ribosomal protein L16, with amino-acid sequence MLQPKKTKYRKAFKGKIHGKAKGGTTLNFGSYGLKAMEPERITARQIEAARRAITRHIKRQGRLWIRIFPDVPVSKKPAEVRQGKGKGSIEYWAARVKPGRILFELDGVAGPLAAEAFERAAMKLPIKTKVVARLGDTSHLGGE; translated from the coding sequence ATGCTGCAACCGAAGAAAACCAAGTACCGCAAGGCGTTCAAGGGCAAGATCCATGGCAAGGCCAAGGGCGGCACCACGCTGAATTTCGGGTCCTATGGCCTGAAGGCGATGGAACCCGAGCGGATCACCGCGCGCCAGATCGAAGCGGCCCGCCGTGCGATCACGCGTCACATCAAGCGTCAGGGACGTTTGTGGATCCGCATCTTCCCCGATGTGCCGGTGTCGAAGAAGCCTGCCGAAGTCCGTCAGGGTAAGGGCAAGGGCTCGATCGAATACTGGGCTGCACGGGTCAAGCCGGGCCGCATCCTGTTCGAACTCGACGGCGTCGCCGGCCCGCTGGCCGCCGAAGCGTTCGAGCGCGCAGCGATGAAGCTGCCGATCAAGACCAAGGTCGTTGCCCGTCTGGGCGACACCTCGCACCTGGGAGGCGAATGA
- the rpmC gene encoding 50S ribosomal protein L29, giving the protein MAKTEDLRQKSDDQLAEELTTLKREAFNLRFQAATNQLEAPARIREVRRTIAKIKTLQSERTRSAEAKA; this is encoded by the coding sequence ATGGCCAAGACCGAAGACCTGCGCCAGAAGTCGGACGACCAGCTGGCTGAAGAGCTGACCACGCTCAAGCGCGAAGCGTTCAACCTCCGCTTCCAGGCGGCGACGAACCAGCTCGAGGCCCCGGCTCGCATCCGCGAAGTGCGCCGCACGATCGCCAAGATCAAGACGCTGCAGAGCGAGCGCACGCGCTCGGCTGAAGCGAAGGCTTAA
- the rpsC gene encoding 30S ribosomal protein S3: MGQKSNPIGLRLQINRTWDSRWYAEGRDYAKLLSEDIKLRKHIVDSLPQAAISKVVIERPAKLCRISIYAARPGVIIGKKGADIEKLRTKLSSMTDSEVKLNIVEIRKPEIDAKLVAQGIADQLIRRVAFRRAMKRAVQSALRLGAEGIKIVCGGRLGGAEIARVEWYREGRVPLHTLRANVDYAEAEALTAYGIIGIKCWIFKGEILAHDPTAQDRLMMEAQTSGVRPAR, from the coding sequence ATGGGCCAGAAGAGCAATCCGATCGGTCTGCGCCTGCAGATCAACCGCACCTGGGACAGCCGCTGGTACGCCGAAGGGCGTGACTATGCCAAGCTGCTCAGCGAAGACATCAAGCTGCGCAAGCACATCGTCGACAGCCTGCCGCAGGCAGCGATCTCGAAGGTCGTGATCGAGCGTCCGGCCAAGCTGTGCCGCATTTCGATCTATGCCGCCCGTCCGGGCGTCATCATCGGCAAGAAGGGCGCGGACATCGAAAAGCTGCGCACCAAGCTGTCGAGCATGACCGACAGTGAAGTGAAGCTGAACATCGTCGAGATCCGCAAGCCGGAAATCGATGCCAAGCTCGTCGCCCAGGGCATTGCCGACCAGCTGATCCGCCGTGTCGCCTTCCGCCGCGCCATGAAGCGCGCCGTGCAGTCGGCTCTCCGCCTCGGCGCGGAAGGCATCAAGATCGTCTGCGGCGGCCGTCTCGGCGGTGCTGAAATCGCGCGTGTCGAATGGTATCGCGAAGGCCGCGTTCCGCTGCACACGCTGCGGGCCAACGTCGACTATGCGGAAGCCGAAGCGCTCACCGCCTACGGGATCATCGGCATTAAGTGCTGGATCTTCAAGGGCGAAATCTTGGCGCATGACCCGACCGCCCAGGACCGCCTGATGATGGAAGCCCAGACCTCGGGCGTCCGTCCGGCGCGCTGA
- the secY gene encoding preprotein translocase subunit SecY → MASRADNIASNMSLANFSKATELKNRIWFTIAALIVFRFLSFVPLPGVNPLILGDLYDQTRGGILDLFNTFSGGSLERMSLIALGVMPYITASIVVQLAAALHPSLAALKKEGGAGRQKLNQYTRYGTVFLCAIQGWFLASGLESFGAQSGLQAVVDPGIMFRVGAVISLVGGTMFLLWLGEQITSRGIGNGVSLIIMAGIVAQFPTFVSNLGSGYSEGSIATGIIVGLIAMVVILILVICFMERAQRRLLIQYPKRATQRGMMQADRSHLPLKLNTAGVIPPIFASSLLLLPLTITQFAGNSVDTDSAAGGALQSVLQYLQHGQPLYMALYAIGIIFFCFFYTAIVFNPEETADNLKKNGGFIPGIRPGKRTEQYLDYVLTRITVIGAIYLTLVCVLPEYMIAQTGVPLFLGGTSLLIVVNVTVDTISQVQSHLLAHQYGDLIKKAKLKGRPR, encoded by the coding sequence ATGGCATCACGCGCCGATAATATCGCGAGCAATATGAGCCTCGCAAATTTCTCCAAGGCCACCGAGCTGAAGAACCGAATCTGGTTCACTATCGCGGCCCTGATCGTCTTCCGTTTTCTCAGTTTCGTTCCGCTTCCGGGCGTGAATCCGCTGATCCTGGGTGATCTCTACGATCAGACGCGGGGCGGTATCCTCGACCTGTTCAACACTTTCTCGGGCGGCAGCCTTGAGCGCATGAGTCTCATCGCGCTCGGCGTCATGCCCTATATTACCGCCTCGATCGTGGTGCAGCTGGCAGCCGCGCTGCATCCCAGCCTCGCCGCGCTCAAGAAAGAAGGCGGTGCGGGCCGCCAGAAGCTCAACCAGTACACGCGCTACGGCACTGTGTTCCTGTGTGCGATCCAGGGCTGGTTCCTTGCTTCTGGTCTCGAGAGCTTCGGCGCGCAGAGCGGGCTGCAGGCGGTGGTCGACCCGGGCATCATGTTCCGCGTGGGCGCGGTCATCAGCCTCGTCGGCGGGACGATGTTCCTGCTGTGGCTGGGCGAACAGATCACCAGTCGCGGTATCGGCAATGGCGTTTCGCTGATCATCATGGCGGGCATTGTCGCCCAGTTCCCGACCTTCGTCTCGAACCTCGGTTCGGGTTATTCGGAAGGTTCGATCGCCACCGGCATCATCGTTGGCCTGATCGCGATGGTCGTGATCCTGATCCTCGTGATCTGTTTCATGGAACGCGCGCAGCGCCGCCTGCTGATCCAGTATCCCAAGCGCGCGACGCAGCGCGGCATGATGCAGGCCGACCGTTCGCACCTGCCGCTCAAGCTGAATACCGCTGGCGTCATTCCGCCGATTTTCGCCAGTTCGCTGCTGTTGCTGCCGCTGACGATCACCCAGTTCGCTGGCAATTCGGTCGATACCGATAGTGCCGCGGGGGGCGCGCTCCAGTCGGTGCTGCAATATCTCCAGCATGGCCAGCCGCTCTATATGGCGCTGTATGCCATCGGCATCATTTTCTTCTGCTTCTTCTACACCGCGATCGTCTTCAATCCTGAAGAGACCGCCGACAACCTGAAGAAGAACGGTGGCTTTATCCCGGGGATCCGTCCGGGCAAGCGCACCGAACAGTATCTCGACTATGTGCTGACCCGCATCACCGTGATCGGGGCGATCTACCTGACGCTCGTCTGCGTGCTGCCCGAATACATGATCGCGCAGACCGGCGTTCCGCTGTTCCTTGGCGGCACCAGCCTGCTCATTGTGGTCAATGTGACGGTCGATACGATCAGCCAGGTCCAGTCGCATCTGCTGGCACACCAGTATGGCGACCTCATCAAAAAAGCGAAGTTGAAGGGACGCCCGCGTTAA